One window of the Opisthocomus hoazin isolate bOpiHoa1 chromosome 12, bOpiHoa1.hap1, whole genome shotgun sequence genome contains the following:
- the AGRP gene encoding agouti-related protein encodes MLNVLLLCCGLLQGIQAILTADLGHLPKASGRLEGMDRARYSSLLRKVKEASAEPAGVLPRLGFEQMALEVQEANGDLVQRDGVMEPQASSTELQAAGREERSPRRCVRLLESCLGQQVPCCDPCATCYCRFFNAFCYCRKISTSFPCGKN; translated from the exons ATGCTGAACGTGTTGCTGCTGTGCTGCGGGCTGCTGCAGGGGATCCAGGCCATCCTCACCGCTGACCTCGGCCACCTGCCCAAGGCGAGCGGCAGGCTGGAGGGGATGGACAGAGCCCGCTACTCCAGCCTGCTACGGAAAGTCAAGGAGGCATCTGCGGAGCCGGCAG GAGTTCTCCCCAGGCTGGGGTTTGAGCAGATGGCCCTCGAGGTCCAAGAAGCCAACGGTGACCTCGTGCAGAGAGACGGTGTGATGGAACCGCAG GCATCGTCCACAGAACTGCAAGCTGCGGGCCGAGAAGAGCGCTCCCCCCGCCGCTGCGTCCGGCTCCTGGAGTCCTGCCTCGGGCAGCAGGTCCCCTGCTGTGACCCCTGCGCCACCTGCTACTGCCGCTTCTTCAACGCTTTTTGCTACTGCAGGAAAATCAGCACCAGTTTCCCCTGCGGCAAGAACTAG